From the uncultured Trichococcus sp. genome, one window contains:
- the uvrA gene encoding excinuclease ABC subunit UvrA, with amino-acid sequence MAKDQIIVRGARSHNLKNIDVTIPRDKLVVMTGLSGSGKSSLAFDTLYAEGQRRYVESLSAYARQFLGQMDKPDVDSIDGLSPAIAIDQKTTNRNPRSTVGTVTEVNDFLRLLFARVGHPICPNDGTPISSQSPEQMVNQVLELPERTKLQILAPIVKGKKGQHKKVFEDIKKQGYVRVRVDGELFDVSEDIELEKNKKHDIAIVVDRVVIKEGIRSRIFDSIEAALHLADGYAIVDVIGSEELLFSEHHACPYCGFTIGEIEPRLFSFNAPYGACSECDGLGMKLEVDPDLIVPDKQLSLNEGALVPWNPISSNYYPEMLRQFCGQNGIDMDLPFAELSTDTQQKLLYGAGGALFHFHYQNEFGGVRDVDIPFEGVITNVNRRYKETSSDFTREAMRQYMTELPCHTCHGYRLNEQALSVKVAEHDIGQVTEFSIENAVVFFENIVLSEQEQQIAAPILKEILSRLTFLKNVGLDYLTLSRTAGTLSGGEAQRIRLATQIGSNLSGVLYILDEPSIGLHQRDNNRLIESMKNMRDLGNTLIVVEHDEDTMMQADYLIDIGPGAGELGGEIVAAGTPEQVMKNRKSLTGKYLSGKLFIPVPEKRRTENRGAVKVTGATENNLKNVDAAFPLGKIVAVTGVSGSGKSSLVNNVLKTALARELTRTKEKPGKFKTISGFEGLEKVIDIDQSPIGRTPRSNPATYTSVFDDMRDLFASTNEAKIRGYKKGRFSFNVKGGRCEACRGDGILKIEMHFLPDVYVPCEVCHGTRYNSETLEVQYKGKNIAQVLDMTIEEALAYFEAIPKIRRKLQTIVDVGLGYVRLGQPATTLSGGEAQRMKLASELQRVSSGKTFYILDEPTTGLHTHDIARLLQVLDRLVEAGNTIVVIEHNLDVIKTADYIIDMGPEGGAGGGTVLATGTPEEIAEVKGSYTGQFLKPILERDKARVKK; translated from the coding sequence ATGGCAAAAGACCAAATCATCGTACGGGGAGCCCGTTCGCACAATTTGAAGAATATAGATGTTACCATCCCAAGGGATAAGCTTGTCGTCATGACCGGTCTATCCGGATCGGGCAAGAGCTCGTTGGCTTTCGATACGCTTTATGCGGAAGGTCAAAGACGCTATGTGGAAAGCCTCTCCGCCTATGCACGCCAGTTTTTGGGCCAGATGGACAAACCGGATGTGGACAGTATCGATGGCTTGAGCCCGGCGATTGCGATCGATCAAAAGACGACGAACCGCAATCCCCGTTCGACTGTCGGCACGGTTACAGAAGTCAATGATTTCCTGCGCCTCCTTTTTGCGCGTGTGGGGCATCCGATTTGTCCGAATGATGGCACACCGATCAGCAGCCAATCGCCCGAGCAGATGGTGAATCAAGTTCTTGAGCTGCCGGAACGCACGAAACTGCAGATACTGGCACCGATCGTCAAAGGAAAAAAAGGGCAGCACAAAAAAGTATTCGAGGACATCAAAAAGCAAGGCTATGTCCGCGTCCGCGTCGATGGGGAATTGTTTGATGTTTCTGAAGACATCGAACTGGAAAAGAACAAAAAACATGACATCGCGATCGTTGTGGATCGGGTGGTCATCAAGGAGGGCATCCGTTCGCGCATCTTCGATTCGATCGAAGCGGCATTGCATCTGGCCGATGGCTACGCCATCGTTGATGTCATCGGCAGTGAAGAGCTTTTGTTCAGCGAACACCATGCCTGCCCCTACTGCGGATTTACGATCGGTGAGATCGAACCGCGCCTGTTTTCTTTCAACGCGCCCTATGGAGCCTGTTCCGAATGTGACGGATTGGGTATGAAGTTGGAAGTCGATCCCGACTTGATCGTTCCGGATAAGCAGCTTTCCTTGAATGAAGGGGCTTTGGTGCCGTGGAACCCGATCAGTTCAAACTACTATCCGGAAATGCTGCGCCAGTTTTGTGGACAGAACGGGATCGATATGGACCTCCCGTTTGCCGAATTGAGCACCGATACCCAGCAGAAACTGCTCTATGGTGCTGGAGGCGCCCTGTTCCATTTCCATTACCAGAATGAATTCGGCGGTGTCCGTGATGTCGATATCCCTTTTGAAGGGGTCATCACCAACGTCAATCGGCGCTACAAAGAGACATCGAGCGATTTTACGCGCGAAGCGATGCGCCAGTACATGACCGAGCTGCCTTGCCACACTTGCCACGGCTATCGACTCAATGAGCAAGCCCTGTCCGTGAAAGTGGCAGAACACGACATCGGTCAAGTAACGGAATTTTCCATCGAGAATGCTGTCGTATTCTTCGAGAATATCGTTCTTTCGGAACAGGAGCAGCAGATTGCGGCGCCTATCCTGAAGGAAATACTGTCACGATTGACTTTCCTGAAGAATGTCGGTCTCGACTACTTGACGTTGAGCCGGACAGCGGGTACGCTCTCCGGTGGCGAAGCACAGCGGATCCGCTTGGCGACGCAAATAGGCTCCAACCTGTCCGGCGTTCTCTACATCTTGGATGAGCCGTCCATCGGTTTGCACCAACGCGACAACAACCGCCTGATCGAATCGATGAAAAACATGCGCGACCTCGGCAACACGCTGATCGTTGTGGAGCATGATGAAGACACGATGATGCAGGCGGATTATCTGATCGATATCGGACCGGGTGCGGGTGAACTCGGCGGTGAAATTGTGGCTGCCGGTACGCCCGAACAGGTCATGAAAAACAGGAAATCGCTGACCGGAAAATATCTGTCCGGGAAATTGTTCATCCCGGTCCCGGAGAAGCGGAGAACAGAAAACAGAGGTGCCGTCAAAGTGACCGGTGCCACTGAAAATAACCTCAAGAATGTGGATGCTGCTTTTCCTTTAGGGAAAATCGTGGCAGTCACAGGCGTGTCCGGTTCGGGAAAAAGTTCCTTGGTCAACAATGTCCTGAAGACGGCCCTTGCCAGGGAATTGACCCGAACAAAAGAAAAGCCGGGCAAGTTCAAGACAATCAGCGGTTTCGAAGGTCTGGAGAAAGTCATCGATATCGATCAAAGCCCGATCGGACGGACGCCACGGAGCAATCCGGCAACGTACACCAGTGTCTTCGATGATATGCGCGACCTTTTTGCCAGCACCAATGAAGCCAAAATTCGCGGCTACAAAAAAGGCCGTTTCAGCTTCAACGTCAAGGGTGGACGTTGCGAAGCCTGCCGCGGCGACGGCATTCTGAAGATCGAGATGCATTTCCTGCCGGATGTCTACGTGCCTTGCGAAGTCTGCCATGGCACGCGCTACAATTCCGAAACGTTGGAAGTGCAATACAAAGGCAAGAACATCGCCCAAGTGCTGGATATGACGATTGAGGAAGCTTTGGCGTATTTTGAAGCCATCCCCAAAATCAGGCGCAAGCTGCAGACCATCGTCGATGTCGGCCTTGGCTATGTGAGATTGGGACAACCAGCCACTACTTTATCCGGCGGTGAAGCCCAGCGGATGAAACTTGCCAGTGAACTGCAGCGGGTATCAAGCGGGAAGACATTCTATATACTGGATGAACCTACCACAGGCTTGCACACGCACGATATCGCCAGATTATTGCAGGTTTTGGATCGCCTGGTGGAAGCCGGCAACACGATTGTGGTTATCGAACACAATCTGGATGTGATCAAAACTGCCGATTACATCATCGATATGGGTCCTGAAGGTGGAGCCGGCGGGGGGACCGTTCTCGCAACCGGCACCCCGGAAGAAATCGCCGAAGTGAAGGGAAGCTACACCGGCCAATTCCTGAAACCTATCCTCGAACGGGATAAAGCAAGGGTGAAAAAATAA
- a CDS encoding phage holin family protein, which translates to MGFWKKAAVNSLVFIALAYFMAPSFYVHSLWTAFWASIVLGIVNFLIKPVLSILSFPITILTFGLFSLVINGFMLYLTSWLVGPGFHFTSYGTAFLVALIMSVVHMFLNRDDAH; encoded by the coding sequence ATGGGATTCTGGAAGAAAGCGGCCGTCAATTCGCTAGTGTTCATCGCTTTGGCTTATTTTATGGCACCTTCATTCTATGTGCATAGCCTTTGGACGGCATTTTGGGCCAGCATTGTCTTGGGCATTGTGAACTTTCTGATCAAACCGGTGCTTTCGATTCTCTCGTTCCCGATTACGATCCTTACGTTTGGCTTGTTCAGCTTGGTCATCAATGGTTTCATGCTGTATCTGACGTCTTGGTTGGTTGGTCCCGGATTCCACTTCACGAGCTACGGTACGGCATTCCTCGTGGCTCTGATCATGTCGGTCGTGCATATGTTCCTGAACAGGGATGACGCGCATTAA
- the liaX gene encoding daptomycin-sensing surface protein LiaX produces the protein MNERDRILALVREGIITTEEALVLLENLAKREGKDAVKLNQQQDFTDAKDNATESTEQTDQISDQERQDRKNLEKILDELASEISYFSSQIDAKGEALQTLKKQINDKAEKRQELATADELGDLTGEQEITLMRLDEELEGLRGQAAALEAEKVEMEQKMRSLKKEHVENSVKSFGEKLGNKEEWKDTATNFTERLTKAGAQLSKFLTDTVQTVVENVDWKETDFNIKIPGLITSKFQHEFTFDQNTATILDFQLANGNVTLQSWDNETISVAADVKIYGKTEEATAKEAFDARSTVVMDEDKFTFRVPNKRVKCDIVVSLPKREYDYVAIKMLNGNAALKGIEGKDFYIKSTNGNMLISGLKAIMLETDGVNGNLDVSESTIVDVLAKTINGSLTIKSDVISATVSVVNGDVKLSYPGTNAKQIQASSVNGSVKLSLPAAKSAEVKASSSLGKIMNRMENIEIIRQKNEHTNKYLEFRRMDEESPVMVELKTTTGNIFLKNN, from the coding sequence ATGAATGAAAGAGACCGTATTTTGGCATTGGTAAGAGAAGGCATCATCACCACAGAAGAAGCCTTGGTACTTTTGGAGAACTTAGCCAAGCGCGAAGGAAAAGATGCAGTGAAATTGAATCAACAACAGGATTTCACCGACGCAAAGGATAACGCAACAGAATCTACCGAGCAAACGGATCAAATCTCGGATCAAGAACGGCAAGACCGCAAAAATTTGGAAAAGATTTTGGATGAATTGGCCAGCGAAATTTCCTATTTTTCTTCTCAGATTGATGCGAAAGGTGAAGCACTCCAAACGCTGAAGAAACAGATAAACGACAAAGCCGAAAAAAGGCAAGAATTGGCGACAGCCGATGAACTGGGCGATTTGACGGGCGAACAGGAAATCACCCTGATGCGCTTGGATGAAGAGCTGGAGGGCCTCCGCGGACAGGCTGCCGCACTGGAAGCCGAAAAAGTCGAGATGGAACAAAAAATGCGCAGCCTCAAGAAAGAGCATGTGGAAAACAGCGTGAAGTCCTTTGGCGAGAAACTGGGCAATAAAGAGGAATGGAAAGACACAGCCACCAATTTCACGGAACGCCTCACCAAAGCGGGGGCACAATTAAGCAAGTTTTTGACCGATACGGTCCAAACGGTCGTAGAGAATGTCGATTGGAAAGAAACTGATTTCAACATCAAGATCCCTGGATTGATCACAAGCAAATTTCAGCATGAATTCACATTCGATCAAAATACAGCGACAATCCTTGATTTTCAATTGGCAAACGGTAATGTAACGTTGCAGAGCTGGGATAACGAAACCATTTCGGTTGCCGCGGATGTGAAGATTTACGGGAAAACCGAAGAGGCGACAGCGAAGGAAGCTTTCGATGCGCGCAGCACGGTGGTGATGGATGAGGATAAATTTACCTTCCGTGTTCCGAACAAACGGGTGAAATGCGATATTGTCGTCTCCCTACCAAAACGCGAATACGATTACGTCGCAATCAAGATGTTGAATGGGAATGCTGCCTTGAAAGGCATTGAAGGCAAAGATTTCTACATCAAATCCACAAACGGTAATATGCTTATTTCAGGTCTCAAGGCCATCATGTTGGAGACGGATGGCGTCAACGGGAACCTGGATGTCTCGGAAAGCACAATCGTTGACGTTCTGGCGAAGACCATAAACGGCAGCCTGACGATCAAAAGCGATGTCATCAGCGCGACTGTTTCCGTTGTGAACGGCGATGTGAAACTGTCCTACCCGGGAACCAACGCCAAACAGATCCAAGCCAGTTCCGTCAACGGGTCCGTAAAGCTGTCCTTGCCGGCTGCCAAAAGCGCAGAAGTGAAGGCCAGCAGTTCCCTGGGGAAAATCATGAACCGGATGGAAAACATCGAAATCATCCGCCAAAAAAATGAACACACCAACAAGTACCTGGAATTCAGACGAATGGACGAGGAATCACCGGTTATGGTAGAATTAAAGACAACAACAGGAAACATATTCTTAAAAAATAACTAA
- a CDS encoding PspC domain-containing protein: MKKLTKSATDRQVSGVLGGIAEYFGIDSTIVRVIFLIAVFAGVGSPVLLYILMAILMPEPGQSGSGQSFGGTYDSSASRRSSDASRSVKEAKPVDKKEEDDWSDF, from the coding sequence ATGAAAAAATTAACTAAATCTGCTACAGACAGACAAGTCAGCGGTGTTCTGGGAGGCATTGCCGAATACTTCGGCATCGACTCGACGATTGTGCGTGTGATCTTTCTGATCGCCGTATTTGCTGGAGTCGGATCGCCCGTACTGCTGTACATCCTGATGGCGATCCTGATGCCTGAACCGGGCCAAAGCGGCAGCGGACAATCATTCGGCGGAACGTATGATTCTTCAGCTTCCCGCCGCAGTTCCGACGCTTCGAGATCTGTAAAAGAAGCAAAACCAGTGGACAAAAAAGAAGAGGACGACTGGAGTGATTTCTGA